TGCTGGCCAACACCTCGGACGACAAGCCGCACGTCAACAAGTCGCTGATCATGGTGCCGATGAACACACCGGGCATCAGCCTCAGTTCGCACCTGGACAAGCTCGGCATGCGCAGCTCGGAAACCGCCCAAGTGTTTTTCGACAACGTGCGCGTACCCCAGCGCAATCGCATCGGCCACGAAGGCGCCGGGTTCATGATGCAGATGCTGCAGTTCCAGGAGGAACGCCTGTTCGGCGCGGCCAACATGATCAAGGGTCTGGAATACTGCGTCGACAGCACCATCGAGTACTGCAAGGAACGCAAGACCTTCGGCAATGCGCTGATCGACAACCAGGTGATCCACTTCCGCCTCGCCGAATTGCAGACCGAAATCGAATGCCTGCGGGCGTTGGTCTATCAGGCCACCGAGCAATACGTGAAAGGCCAGGACGTCACCCGACTCGCCTCGATGGCCAAGCTCAAGGCCGGGCGTCTCGGCCGCGAAGTCAGCGACAGCTGCCTGCAATACTGGGGCGGCATGGGCTTCATGTGGGACAACCCGGTGGCCCGCGCTTACCGCGACGTGCGGCTGGTATCGATCGGCGGCGGCGCCGACGAAATCATGCTGGGGATCATCTGCAAACTGATGGGCATCCTGCCGGGGAAAAAGAAATGAGCGCCCTGCCCGATTGCCAGACGCTGCGGCTGGAACGGCACAACGGCGTGTTGCACATCACCCTCAATCGCCCGGAAAGCCGTAACGCGATGAGCCTGCAAATGGTCGCCGAGTTACGCGCCGTGCTGGCCAGCGTGCGTGATGACCGCAGCGTTCGCGCACTGGTGCTCAGCGGTGCCGGCGGGCATTTCTGCGCCGGCGGCGACATCAAGGACATGGCCAATGCCCGCGCTCAGGGCAGCGATGCCTATCGCGAGTTGAACCGAGCGTTCGGGTCGTTGCTGGAAGAAGCGCAGCACGCGCCGCAAGTGCTGATCACGGTGTTGCAGGGCGCGGTGCTCGGGGGTGGCTTTGGTTTGGTGTGTGTCAGCGATATCGCCATCGCCGATCATCAGGCGCAGTTCGGTTTGCCGGAAACCAGTCTTGGTCTGCTGCCGGCGCAGATCGCGCCGTTTGTGGTGCAACGCATTGGTCTCACAGAAGCCCGCCGCCTGGCCCTGACCGCCGCCCGCTTCGACGGCCATCAGGCACGTCGCCTGGGGCTGGTGCATTTTGTCGAGCAGGATCCACAGGCGCTCGCCGAGCGGCTGGATGAAGTGCTCGACCATGTCCTCTGCTGCGCTCCCGAAGCGAATGCCGTGACGAAAAAACTGCTGTTGGCCAGTGCCGGCCAGCCGTCGAG
The window above is part of the Pseudomonas fluorescens genome. Proteins encoded here:
- the atuD gene encoding citronellyl-CoA dehydrogenase gives rise to the protein MTFTPEHEALRRTVRQFVEHEINPHVDEWEKAGRFPIHEIFRKAGDLGLLGISKPEKFGGMGLDYSYSIVAAEEFGTIHCGGIPMSIGVQTDMCTPALARFGSDELRDEFLRPAITGEQVGCIGVSEVGAGSDVAGLKTTARKDGDDYVINGSKMWITNSPSADFICLLANTSDDKPHVNKSLIMVPMNTPGISLSSHLDKLGMRSSETAQVFFDNVRVPQRNRIGHEGAGFMMQMLQFQEERLFGAANMIKGLEYCVDSTIEYCKERKTFGNALIDNQVIHFRLAELQTEIECLRALVYQATEQYVKGQDVTRLASMAKLKAGRLGREVSDSCLQYWGGMGFMWDNPVARAYRDVRLVSIGGGADEIMLGIICKLMGILPGKKK
- a CDS encoding enoyl-CoA hydratase/isomerase family protein, which codes for MSALPDCQTLRLERHNGVLHITLNRPESRNAMSLQMVAELRAVLASVRDDRSVRALVLSGAGGHFCAGGDIKDMANARAQGSDAYRELNRAFGSLLEEAQHAPQVLITVLQGAVLGGGFGLVCVSDIAIADHQAQFGLPETSLGLLPAQIAPFVVQRIGLTEARRLALTAARFDGHQARRLGLVHFVEQDPQALAERLDEVLDHVLCCAPEANAVTKKLLLASAGQPSSELLDEAAQWFSEAVTGAEGIEGTMAFVQKRKPGWST